The Helicobacter mustelae genome has a segment encoding these proteins:
- the glpK gene encoding glycerol kinase GlpK, which produces MKRYIMAIDQGTTSSRTIIFDKMGNVISSAQKTISQIFPQSGWVEHDAKEIWASQISTLTGALAKANISASEIAAIGITNQRESTVIWDRESGEPIANAIVWQDRRTADYCESLKEKYAKSIHQKTGLIIDAYFSATKIKWLLDNIPNARKKAENGQLCFGTIDTWLIYNFTGGKVHVTDPSNASRTMLYNIHTLQWDDELLELFDIPKKLLPEVRSSSEIYGHTMTRWVDSQIPIAGVAGDQQSALFGQMCIEKGAMKNTYGTGCFLLMNTGDKPVMSQNNLLTTVAWQIQDRVSYALEGGVFVGGAAIQWLRDGARMIRTAADINTLAATVEDNGGVYFVPALTGLGAPYWDQYARGTFFGISRGTTDGHIARAVLEGIAFEVYDIVKEMEKDLGEKCIELRVDGGASASDYLMQIQADIFGFNIVRPKTIETTALGAAYLAGLAVGFYKDIEEIKSQWHIDKTFSPKLEKERVQEMLHFWHKAVSSSLHWLS; this is translated from the coding sequence ATGAAACGGTATATCATGGCAATAGACCAGGGTACAACATCTTCAAGAACAATCATTTTTGACAAAATGGGAAATGTCATCAGTAGCGCACAAAAGACGATTTCTCAAATTTTCCCCCAATCTGGTTGGGTGGAGCATGATGCCAAGGAGATTTGGGCTTCTCAAATTTCAACACTTACAGGAGCTTTAGCCAAGGCAAACATCAGTGCCAGTGAGATTGCAGCCATTGGCATTACCAATCAAAGAGAAAGCACGGTGATATGGGATAGGGAGAGCGGAGAGCCCATAGCCAATGCCATTGTATGGCAAGACCGTCGTACTGCAGATTATTGCGAATCTCTAAAAGAAAAATACGCAAAATCTATTCATCAAAAAACCGGTTTGATTATTGATGCTTATTTTTCTGCAACCAAAATCAAGTGGCTCCTTGATAACATCCCTAATGCTAGGAAAAAGGCAGAAAATGGTCAACTATGTTTTGGCACCATCGACACTTGGCTGATTTATAATTTTACAGGTGGCAAGGTCCATGTCACAGACCCAAGTAATGCGAGTCGCACGATGCTTTATAATATCCACACGCTCCAATGGGATGATGAGCTTTTGGAGCTTTTTGATATTCCCAAGAAGCTCCTGCCAGAAGTGAGATCCTCAAGTGAAATCTATGGCCATACAATGACGCGTTGGGTGGATTCTCAAATCCCTATTGCTGGAGTTGCAGGCGATCAGCAATCTGCATTATTTGGGCAAATGTGCATCGAAAAAGGAGCGATGAAAAACACCTATGGCACGGGCTGCTTTTTGTTGATGAATACGGGAGATAAACCTGTGATGAGTCAAAACAATCTTCTTACAACTGTTGCTTGGCAAATTCAAGATAGGGTTTCTTATGCGCTTGAGGGTGGGGTATTTGTAGGTGGAGCGGCTATACAGTGGCTGCGCGATGGTGCTAGGATGATTCGAACCGCTGCAGATATCAATACCCTAGCAGCCACTGTAGAAGATAATGGGGGCGTCTATTTTGTCCCCGCGCTCACAGGGCTTGGAGCTCCTTATTGGGACCAATATGCAAGGGGGACGTTTTTTGGCATTTCTCGAGGGACAACTGATGGGCATATTGCTCGCGCAGTTCTTGAGGGTATCGCTTTTGAGGTATATGACATCGTCAAAGAAATGGAAAAAGACCTGGGTGAAAAATGCATTGAGCTGCGCGTGGATGGTGGGGCAAGTGCGAGTGATTATCTCATGCAGATTCAAGCTGATATTTTTGGATTTAATATAGTGCGGCCAAAAACAATCGAAACAACAGCACTGGGTGCAGCTTATTTGGCTGGCTTGGCAGTGGGATTTTATAAGGATATAGAGGAGATTAAATCCCAATGGCATATTGACAAGACTTTTTCACCCAAACTAGAAAAGGAAAGGGTTCAAGAAATGTTGCATTTTTGGCACAAGGCGGTAAGTAGCTCACTGCATTGGCTATCCTAA
- a CDS encoding glycerol-3-phosphate dehydrogenase/oxidase, protein MDRMQEYNKLKETSLWDVVIIGGGATGLGIALDSALRGYKTLLCEALDFAQGTSSRSTKLLHGGVRYLAQGEISLVYEALHERDRVIRNAPHLCKKQAFIIPNTSFFDACFYTFGLKIYDFIAGAFGIGKTSYLSANKARSRLRGIKEHKISSGVCYYDGQFDDARLALNLAQSAAREGACVLNYARVESLLKNQDGEIEGVGIRLQDTQEILEVHSRCVINASGVFGDGINAMDHARGNSIAPSQGIHLVFDKSFLPGNDALMIPKTPDGRVLFAIPWYDKVVVGTTDTLVNDICYEPSALDEEIAFILNTFGEYATKTPGRDDVLSVFAGLRPLVKQDQSASTKDISRKHKISLSPSKLITINGGKWTTYRRMAQDCLDFIIKHQLLPKSPCKTQDYKIYGYKEDGDPADRLHMYGDKAEEIYRLEEQDPRLKKPIHKDYSYTFAQIFWALEHEMAQHLDDVLARRIRLLFLDARAARACAKDVAHFMAEHLAWSQSRLESEIESFMKLSERYYLK, encoded by the coding sequence ATGGATCGTATGCAGGAATACAACAAACTCAAGGAAACAAGTTTATGGGATGTTGTCATTATTGGAGGTGGTGCTACGGGGCTAGGAATCGCTCTAGATAGTGCCTTGCGTGGTTATAAGACACTTCTTTGTGAGGCGCTGGATTTTGCACAAGGCACCTCTAGCCGCTCTACAAAGCTCCTTCATGGCGGTGTAAGATATCTGGCGCAGGGGGAAATTAGCCTTGTCTATGAGGCTTTGCACGAAAGAGATAGGGTCATCAGAAATGCGCCCCATCTTTGCAAAAAACAGGCGTTTATTATTCCAAACACAAGTTTTTTTGACGCTTGTTTTTACACTTTTGGACTAAAGATATATGATTTCATTGCCGGGGCTTTTGGGATTGGCAAAACCTCTTATTTAAGTGCCAATAAGGCCAGATCAAGGCTAAGGGGTATCAAAGAGCATAAAATTTCTAGCGGTGTGTGTTATTATGATGGGCAATTTGATGATGCGCGCCTTGCGTTAAATCTTGCACAAAGTGCTGCTAGGGAGGGTGCATGTGTGTTAAATTATGCACGCGTAGAATCTCTGCTCAAAAATCAAGATGGGGAGATAGAGGGGGTTGGCATTAGACTTCAAGATACTCAAGAGATTCTTGAAGTGCATAGTCGATGCGTCATCAATGCAAGCGGGGTTTTTGGTGATGGTATCAATGCCATGGATCATGCCAGAGGGAATAGCATTGCGCCTTCTCAGGGGATTCATTTGGTTTTTGATAAAAGCTTTTTGCCAGGCAATGATGCGCTCATGATACCCAAGACCCCAGATGGCAGGGTGCTTTTTGCAATACCTTGGTATGACAAAGTCGTGGTTGGTACCACAGATACGCTTGTTAATGATATTTGTTATGAGCCAAGTGCTCTTGATGAAGAAATTGCTTTCATCCTCAATACATTTGGCGAATATGCGACCAAAACACCAGGGCGCGATGATGTTTTGTCGGTGTTTGCAGGATTGCGTCCTTTGGTGAAGCAAGACCAAAGCGCTTCCACAAAAGACATTTCAAGAAAACACAAGATTTCTCTATCCCCAAGCAAACTCATTACCATCAATGGTGGTAAATGGACGACTTATAGAAGAATGGCACAGGATTGCCTAGATTTTATCATCAAGCATCAATTATTGCCAAAAAGTCCTTGCAAAACACAGGATTATAAAATCTATGGCTATAAAGAGGATGGAGATCCAGCAGATAGGCTGCATATGTACGGGGACAAGGCAGAGGAAATTTATAGGCTTGAAGAGCAGGACCCAAGACTAAAAAAACCCATACACAAGGATTATTCCTATACTTTTGCACAGATTTTTTGGGCACTAGAGCATGAAATGGCGCAGCATCTAGATGATGTTCTTGCAAGGCGCATTCGCCTGCTTTTTTTGGATGCCAGAGCTGCTAGAGCCTGTGCAAAAGATGTTGCGCATTTTATGGCAGAGCATCTTGCATGGAGCCAATCGCGTCTAGAATCTGAGATTGAATCTTTTATGAAATTGAGCGAACGGTACTATCTAAAATAA
- a CDS encoding ATP-grasp domain-containing protein: MSIQSFIVLLGANQYLRERALKGAREVSDALIFIADKNAKFNKNRYFDGALQADSNDAQSLIQCIQEKQSLGFKLLSVIPLNDWVLKSANEINAFFHLPHLSLEVIENARNKYKMKCKFKEHGVPSSPFFLLEHEEELAKAIEVIGFPMIIKPYDFGGSGGVYLARNPKEASEKLALSKAIIAQYKNAFKIAGDKYLIEKYIDTQEEVSVEVLCFKDKCITLSVTEKYLSPKPYFSEMAHLVPSHRNLDKKLNEIAHNAALCLGIDKGLAHVEIKILKDSYWVIEVGARTGGDGILDQVERAFGVNPYALHIASYLGRDLSGFQMPEPKGSAFIGFLKAKEGKIQKIHYPLIDDLPKELESIKITAKEGDIAMPPKDWSAREGVMEFYYPHQFFKEKTNLPLELLQQWSEKIFES; encoded by the coding sequence ATGTCTATACAATCTTTTATCGTTTTACTTGGGGCCAATCAATATCTAAGAGAAAGAGCACTGAAAGGTGCTAGGGAAGTAAGTGATGCTTTAATTTTTATCGCAGATAAAAATGCAAAATTCAATAAAAACAGATATTTTGATGGTGCTCTGCAAGCTGATAGCAATGATGCGCAATCCCTTATTCAATGCATTCAAGAGAAACAATCTCTTGGCTTTAAACTGCTTAGTGTTATTCCTTTAAATGATTGGGTTTTAAAAAGTGCCAATGAAATCAATGCATTTTTTCATCTTCCGCACCTTTCTTTAGAAGTGATTGAAAATGCACGCAATAAATACAAAATGAAATGCAAATTTAAAGAGCATGGTGTGCCTAGCAGTCCCTTCTTTCTCCTAGAACATGAAGAGGAACTTGCCAAGGCTATAGAGGTTATAGGATTCCCCATGATCATTAAGCCTTATGATTTTGGAGGAAGTGGAGGGGTATATCTCGCACGGAATCCAAAGGAAGCTTCAGAAAAGCTTGCCCTCTCCAAAGCAATTATTGCTCAATACAAAAATGCTTTCAAAATCGCTGGCGATAAATATTTAATCGAAAAATATATTGATACCCAAGAGGAGGTTTCTGTAGAAGTTTTATGCTTTAAAGACAAATGCATTACCTTAAGCGTTACAGAAAAATATCTTAGCCCCAAACCCTATTTTAGCGAAATGGCCCATCTTGTGCCCAGTCATAGGAACCTAGATAAAAAACTGAACGAAATTGCCCATAATGCTGCCTTGTGCTTAGGGATTGACAAGGGGTTGGCTCATGTAGAGATCAAGATTTTAAAAGATTCTTATTGGGTCATTGAAGTGGGAGCAAGAACAGGAGGAGATGGGATTTTGGATCAGGTAGAAAGAGCTTTTGGTGTGAATCCCTATGCCCTGCATATCGCTTCTTATTTGGGCAGGGATTTGAGTGGTTTTCAAATGCCAGAACCTAAGGGAAGTGCTTTTATTGGTTTTTTAAAAGCCAAAGAGGGCAAGATTCAAAAAATCCATTATCCCTTAATCGATGATTTGCCCAAAGAGCTAGAGTCCATCAAAATCACAGCCAAAGAAGGAGATATCGCAATGCCCCCTAAAGACTGGAGTGCTAGGGAAGGTGTGATGGAGTTTTATTATCCCCATCAATTTTTTAAAGAAAAAACAAACTTGCCCCTAGAGCTTCTCCAGCAATGGAGCGAAAAAATTTTTGAATCATAA
- a CDS encoding MIP/aquaporin family protein, translating to MSIFVSEFIGTGLMILLGNGVVATCVLKGTKCGDGGHWLIITTAWAFAVFVGVVVAGESSGAHLNPAVTLALALAHKLEWQLVPSYIAGEFLGAMFGALLVWIMYKQHFALTSDEGAKRACFCTSPAIRNYPSNFLSEAIGTFVLIFVILHLSGANIILGTDSTASIGLGSLGALPVAILVWVIGLSLGATTGYAINPARDLGPRIVLFLLPLKISADWGYAWIPICAPIVGGVVAVYLSNIL from the coding sequence ATGAGCATCTTTGTTTCAGAATTTATCGGGACGGGTTTGATGATATTGCTTGGCAATGGAGTTGTTGCAACTTGCGTGCTTAAGGGCACAAAATGTGGAGATGGGGGGCATTGGCTGATTATTACAACTGCATGGGCATTTGCGGTTTTTGTGGGTGTGGTGGTAGCAGGAGAGAGCAGTGGTGCTCATCTCAACCCCGCAGTAACATTGGCTTTGGCCCTGGCACATAAGCTTGAGTGGCAACTTGTGCCCAGCTATATTGCAGGGGAATTTCTTGGCGCAATGTTTGGAGCCTTGCTTGTTTGGATTATGTACAAACAGCATTTTGCCCTCACCTCCGATGAGGGTGCAAAGAGGGCGTGTTTTTGCACCTCTCCAGCGATACGGAACTATCCCTCCAATTTTCTAAGTGAGGCGATTGGAACATTTGTGCTAATTTTTGTGATCCTTCATCTAAGTGGCGCAAATATTATTCTTGGTACTGACTCTACTGCAAGCATTGGTCTGGGGAGTCTGGGGGCATTGCCTGTGGCTATTTTGGTGTGGGTTATTGGCTTGTCACTAGGTGCAACAACAGGCTATGCCATAAATCCAGCAAGAGACTTGGGGCCTAGAATTGTATTATTTTTATTGCCTCTCAAAATCAGTGCTGACTGGGGCTATGCTTGGATTCCCATATGTGCCCCAATTGTTGGGGGTGTTGTTGCTGTATACCTTTCTAACATACTTTAG